A stretch of DNA from Micromonospora peucetia:
CATGCCGGTCACCTTCTGGTGCACGGTCGTCGGCCTGGGGGCCCTGGCGGGGGTGCCACCGCTGTCGGGCTTCTGGAGCAAGGACGGCGTGCTCACCGTCGCCGGGGACGCCGCGCTGCACGGCACCGGTCCGGCCCCGGCCTGGGTCGGCTGGCTGGTCTGGCTGGCCGGGCTGGTCGGCGTCGCGGTCACCGCCTGGTACGCCACCCGGCTGCTGCTGCGTACCTTCTTCGGCGAGCCGCGGATGCCGCTGGCCCACCCGCACGACCCGCCTGCCGTGATGCGCTGGCCGGTGCTGCTGCTCGCCGTGCCGGCCGCGCTGCTCGGTCTGGCCGGCTTCGACTGGGCCTTCGCCCGCCGGCTGCTGCTCACGCCCACCGCGGGAGCGCCGGCTGGCGAGCACGTCCTGATCCACGTCGGTCCGGAACTGCTGCTGCCGCTGGCGCTGCTGGCCGTCGGGGCGGGGCTGGCCTGGCTCCGCTGGCGGCGGGATCCGGCCGCCGACCCGGCGACCGCGCTGGGTCCGCTACGGCCGGTCTTCGCCGCCGGGTTCCGGCTCGACGACGTCCAGCGTGCCCTGGTCGTACGCCCCACGGTGGCGTTGGCCCGGGTGGCGCGTACCGCCGACGAGGTGGTGGTGGACGGTGCGGTCGAGGGCAGCGGCCGGGCCGCGCTCGGCCTCGGCGGCGGCCTGGCGGCGCTGCACCGCGCGGCGCTGCCGCGCGCGGCCGTCGGCGTGCTGGCCGGGGCGCTGCTGATCGGCCTGGCCGCCGTGCTGATCGGAGGGGCACCGTGAGCGCGAGGAGTGAGCCGGGTTTGCGAGCCCCGCAGTCGCGAACCGAGGTGACGCCGTGAGCGCGAGGAGTGAGCCGGGTTTGCGAGCCCCGCAGTCGCGAACCGAGGTGACGCCGTGAGGTTCGGGGAGTTTCTGCTGGTGGCGGTGCTGGCGTTGCCGGCGCTCGGCGCGCTGGTGGTGGCGGCGACGCCCCGGGACCGGACGGCCCGGGCGGTCGGCACGGTCGTCGCCGCGCTGACCCTGGTGGCCGCCGCGCTGCTCTTCCTCGGCGACCGGTCCTGGTCCACCTACACGGCCGGCACACCGGCGGTACGACCGTGGCACCGGCTCGACCTGCCCTGGGTGCCCGGTCTCGACCTGCGCTTCCACCTCGGGGTGGACGGCATCTCCTGGCCGCTGGTCGTGCTGACCGCCCTGCTCACCCTGCTCTGCTGCGGCTACACGATGTGGAAGGTGCCCGACGGCGGCAGCGGGCGCGCGCTGGTGGCCCTGCTGCTGGTCGTCGAGGTCGGCATCCTCGGCACCTTCCTCGCCCTCGACCTTGTGCTCTTCTTCGTCTTCTTCGAGGTCGTCCTGCTCCCGATGTACGCGATCATCGCCGGCTGGGGCGGCGCGGACCGGCGGCGGGCGGCCCGCAAGTTCGCCCTCTACACGTTGCTCGGCTCGGTGCTGCTGCTGGTCGGCGTCTACGTGGTGGTGGCCGCCGCCGGGACGGCCGACGTGGTGGCGCTCACCGGCGGGACGGGACTGTCCCGGGGCACCCAGCTCGCGGCGTTCACGTTGCTCGCGTTGGCCTTCGCCGTGAAGAGCCCGCTCTGGCCGCTGCACTCCTGGCTGCCCGACGCGCACACCCAGGCGCCCACCGTCGGCAGCGTGGTCCTCGCCGGGGTGCTGCTCAAGATGGGCACGTACGGGCTGATCCGGATCGCGGTCGGGGTGGCCCCGGAGGGCGCCCGCTGGGCCGCCCCGGTGCTCGGCGTGCTGGCCGTGGCGGCGATCCTGGTCGGGTCGCTGGTCTGTCTGGCGCAGCGCGACCTGAAGCGGCTGATCGCGTACTCCAGCGTCGGGCACATGGGCTTCGTGCTGCTCGGGGTCGCCACGCTCACCGCCACCGGCATCCAGGCGGCCCTGATCGGCAACGTCGCGCACGGGGTGATCACCGGCCTGCTCTTCTTCCTCGCCGGCGCGATCAAGGACCGTACGCACACCGGGTCGCTGGACGAGCTGTCCGGGCTGCGGGAGACCGCTCCCCGCCTCGCCGGGCTGCTCGGCTTCGCCGCCGTCGCCTCGCTCGGCCTGCCCGGGCTGGCCGGCTTCTGGGGTGAGGCGTTCGCCGTGGTCGCCGCCGTCGAGGTCGGCGGAGCGCTCTGGACCACCCTGGGCGTGTTGGCCGCGATCGGCGGGGCGCTCACCGCGGCGTACCTCCTGCGGCTGCTGCGCAGGGTCACGCACGGGCGGCCCAGCCCGGCGGTCGGGCGACTCACCCCCGGCCTGGCCGGCGTGGAGCTGGTCGCGTGGGCGCCGCTGGTGCTGCTCGCCCTCGCGGTCGGGCTGGCCCCGACCCTGGTGCTCGGCGTCGCCGAGGCCCCCGTCGACGCACTGGTGGAGGTGCTGCGGTGAGTGAGCCGGGCCGGCGGTACGGACCTTACGGCGCGCAGCGAAGCGGAGTGCCGGCATGAGCGTGGTGCAGAGCGTCGACAACGTGGCGCTGCTCCCGGCGTACCTGGCCGCCGGCACGGCCGTGCTGGTGCTGCTGGCCGACCTGCTGGTGGCCCGTGCCCGGTTCACGCTGGCGGTGGC
This window harbors:
- a CDS encoding complex I subunit 4 family protein; translation: MRFGEFLLVAVLALPALGALVVAATPRDRTARAVGTVVAALTLVAAALLFLGDRSWSTYTAGTPAVRPWHRLDLPWVPGLDLRFHLGVDGISWPLVVLTALLTLLCCGYTMWKVPDGGSGRALVALLLVVEVGILGTFLALDLVLFFVFFEVVLLPMYAIIAGWGGADRRRAARKFALYTLLGSVLLLVGVYVVVAAAGTADVVALTGGTGLSRGTQLAAFTLLALAFAVKSPLWPLHSWLPDAHTQAPTVGSVVLAGVLLKMGTYGLIRIAVGVAPEGARWAAPVLGVLAVAAILVGSLVCLAQRDLKRLIAYSSVGHMGFVLLGVATLTATGIQAALIGNVAHGVITGLLFFLAGAIKDRTHTGSLDELSGLRETAPRLAGLLGFAAVASLGLPGLAGFWGEAFAVVAAVEVGGALWTTLGVLAAIGGALTAAYLLRLLRRVTHGRPSPAVGRLTPGLAGVELVAWAPLVLLALAVGLAPTLVLGVAEAPVDALVEVLR